One stretch of Microcoleus sp. FACHB-672 DNA includes these proteins:
- a CDS encoding GAF domain-containing protein — MSYLTLPSQIILHLTWPRVCSLVEILQTAVASNGRLRTLLAAGKNRELCQSLAQTWWEAAHKAQQSLDPKLLVRPADSSNPVQPLSTKKANNRASKNSAGNPEATGTPQLPTFQLIDLAEVEASLIILSSYLNIWIHLEPATTSLKSQHHQQIHPSFSLGQSSETEFLSASVTTPIWQVSLNFDPQVIVNLLSTPAVAAAAPHCSGLKATDLNNHSNVLRRVWLQLLGVVGENSADVTENLQEETIKRNQETEKLNVNNLKQQTSPLPDSPPVSQTKIPGNPHPLAAGIPQAKFSPDESINNLFWEAPIGILYESLDGGILSANPAFCRLTGYTQTQLRHLDRRSISHPEDFAVEVRVIQQMLNGGSKRQTLRKRYLRRDGSFVTAEVAMSLIGEEVEESYLLSFVTDLSEHQRAELEIQQRREREALLSEISAKIRATFDLDAILQTAVQRLRQALGADRVLAYQLVDDSLVELSVSALAQVNPNLSSSGICVAEDVLVIYPTLKGMSFSADCIPLPYLEAYRNGRLWSVTDVRTEELAECHHKMLQQMQVRSMMAVAIQRTEGAGHRSNGNFQENGSRQDAGNALRRPSIPPLWGLLVVHQCQGPRQWTADEQQLLQAVANQLAIAIEQANLVHQLQAYAHELENRVNQRTRSLEQSLKFEQLIRQLTEALLQSLGEDQMLKIAVEGLANTLGVDGCYASLFDERQEVFEVRSQHLIGSLQLAAPLIGSRSSLQDWPEQFRNRLFAGQPCIHEVPMPQTESSKVEDIPGAQSLEAATVVSLLISPILDNQGLIGVVCVFHTTHRRFQAKEMNLVEQVASQCAIAIRQARLYRQEHEQRLSAEYFRLFLEQSTDVFVEYDRQMRYLSINPAGASFIGKPQSEIIGQTNRQLLGTEASTIEPLIHHVFSTGQKVVFNHEISFPTGTRTFETVYAPITDATGTIHRVIGFGQDVTEIRQQWRLLQEQNYQLAEVNRLKEEFIATTSHELRTPLTAVLGFSSVLLEESFGKLNPKQMLYVDRIHSSGEHLLELINDILDLSRIEADRLELEPQLVFIRDICESVISLIQERVMNHGLNLDVDVEPDLEYMVTDPRRLKQMLLNLLTNAIKFTPQGSVGLKIYRTRNEIKEEGDCNIFTPETIHFQVWDTGIGIDEADQLRLFSPFSQIDSSLSRKYQGTGLGLVITRKLAELHGGSITLKSNSGQGSSFTISLPLHQSPETLANMLGNIDQASFDTVVHLVQHLPEAFPPEEN; from the coding sequence ATGAGCTATCTAACTTTGCCAAGTCAAATTATCCTCCATTTGACTTGGCCCAGAGTGTGTTCTCTAGTAGAAATTTTACAAACAGCCGTCGCCTCGAATGGTCGGTTGCGGACGTTATTGGCTGCCGGCAAAAATAGAGAACTTTGTCAGAGTTTAGCGCAAACCTGGTGGGAAGCCGCCCACAAAGCCCAACAAAGCCTTGATCCAAAACTGCTGGTGCGGCCTGCCGACAGCAGCAACCCTGTTCAGCCACTATCTACTAAAAAAGCCAACAACAGAGCCTCAAAAAATTCAGCCGGCAACCCAGAAGCGACCGGGACGCCTCAGTTGCCAACCTTCCAGTTAATTGATTTGGCTGAAGTGGAAGCAAGTTTAATCATATTGAGTTCTTATCTCAATATTTGGATTCATCTAGAGCCTGCCACAACAAGCCTCAAGTCACAACACCATCAGCAAATTCATCCTTCATTTTCCCTAGGGCAATCTTCAGAAACAGAGTTCTTATCTGCATCCGTAACAACCCCAATTTGGCAAGTTTCCTTAAACTTTGACCCACAAGTCATCGTCAATTTGCTCAGCACCCCAGCAGTAGCAGCGGCAGCACCTCATTGCTCAGGATTAAAAGCAACAGACCTTAACAATCACAGCAACGTGCTGCGCCGGGTTTGGTTACAACTCTTAGGAGTTGTCGGAGAAAATAGCGCTGATGTCACCGAAAACCTACAAGAAGAAACGATTAAGCGCAATCAAGAAACTGAAAAGTTAAACGTTAACAACTTAAAACAACAAACTTCACCCTTGCCTGATTCGCCACCTGTTTCACAAACTAAAATTCCAGGCAATCCTCACCCCTTAGCAGCCGGCATACCTCAGGCCAAATTCAGCCCGGATGAGAGCATTAACAACTTATTCTGGGAAGCCCCCATCGGCATTCTCTACGAAAGCCTCGATGGCGGTATCCTGAGTGCCAATCCAGCATTTTGTCGCCTCACAGGTTACACCCAAACCCAGTTGCGCCATTTAGATCGCCGATCAATTTCTCATCCAGAAGATTTTGCGGTTGAGGTGAGAGTCATTCAACAAATGCTGAACGGCGGCAGCAAACGTCAAACGCTTCGCAAACGATATCTGCGGCGGGACGGTTCCTTTGTCACAGCAGAAGTGGCAATGTCGCTGATTGGCGAAGAGGTAGAAGAAAGCTACTTGCTGAGTTTTGTCACAGACTTAAGCGAACACCAACGAGCTGAACTGGAGATCCAGCAGCGGCGGGAGCGCGAAGCCCTCTTAAGTGAAATTTCCGCTAAAATCCGTGCGACGTTCGATCTCGATGCGATTTTGCAAACAGCAGTCCAGCGTCTTAGACAGGCACTGGGTGCAGACCGAGTTTTAGCTTACCAGCTAGTTGACGATTCGTTAGTTGAGCTTAGCGTCTCAGCGCTTGCTCAGGTTAATCCAAATCTGTCAAGCAGTGGAATTTGTGTTGCTGAAGACGTTCTTGTTATTTATCCGACCCTTAAGGGGATGTCGTTCTCTGCAGATTGTATTCCCCTGCCTTATCTGGAAGCCTATCGCAACGGGCGTCTATGGAGTGTGACCGATGTTCGGACAGAAGAACTCGCCGAATGTCACCATAAAATGCTACAGCAAATGCAAGTTCGTAGCATGATGGCAGTGGCCATTCAACGTACCGAAGGCGCAGGGCATCGTAGCAACGGAAACTTTCAAGAAAATGGCTCCAGGCAAGATGCCGGCAATGCGCTCCGCCGGCCTTCCATTCCTCCGCTGTGGGGTTTGTTGGTGGTTCATCAATGTCAGGGTCCCCGACAGTGGACGGCTGACGAACAGCAGCTTTTGCAAGCAGTTGCCAATCAGTTGGCCATTGCCATTGAGCAAGCCAATCTGGTGCACCAACTGCAAGCTTACGCGCATGAATTGGAAAACCGGGTTAACCAGCGAACGCGCTCTTTAGAACAATCGCTGAAATTTGAGCAGCTGATCCGCCAGCTGACTGAAGCACTGCTGCAATCGCTGGGTGAAGACCAAATGCTAAAAATTGCGGTGGAAGGTTTGGCGAACACCCTTGGCGTTGATGGTTGTTATGCCAGTTTGTTTGATGAGCGGCAGGAAGTCTTTGAGGTGCGTTCTCAACACTTGATCGGCTCACTTCAACTAGCAGCGCCGCTGATTGGATCGCGTTCGTCTCTGCAAGATTGGCCTGAACAGTTCCGAAACCGACTCTTTGCCGGTCAACCCTGCATTCACGAAGTTCCGATGCCGCAAACCGAAAGTTCTAAGGTTGAGGATATACCGGGCGCACAATCCCTAGAGGCTGCTACGGTAGTGTCTTTGCTAATTAGTCCGATTTTGGATAACCAAGGCTTAATTGGGGTAGTGTGCGTGTTTCATACCACTCACCGCCGGTTTCAAGCAAAGGAAATGAACTTAGTAGAGCAGGTGGCTTCTCAGTGTGCGATCGCTATCCGTCAAGCGCGTCTATACCGGCAAGAACACGAACAGCGCCTCAGTGCAGAATACTTCCGCTTATTCTTAGAACAATCAACGGATGTCTTTGTCGAATATGACCGGCAGATGCGCTACCTTTCCATCAACCCAGCGGGAGCATCTTTTATCGGCAAACCACAGAGTGAAATTATCGGCCAAACCAACCGGCAGCTGTTAGGAACCGAAGCCAGTACGATTGAACCATTAATTCATCATGTGTTTAGCACCGGCCAAAAAGTTGTTTTCAATCACGAAATTTCCTTCCCCACCGGCACTCGCACATTTGAAACGGTTTACGCACCGATTACAGACGCCACCGGCACCATTCATCGCGTCATTGGGTTTGGTCAAGATGTCACGGAAATCAGGCAGCAGTGGCGGTTGCTCCAAGAACAAAATTACCAGCTTGCAGAAGTTAACCGTCTCAAAGAAGAATTCATTGCCACAACTAGCCACGAACTTCGCACGCCCTTGACTGCGGTTCTTGGCTTCTCCAGCGTGCTGCTAGAGGAATCTTTCGGCAAACTGAATCCTAAACAAATGTTGTATGTTGACCGTATTCACAGCAGCGGTGAACACTTATTAGAACTGATTAATGACATTCTAGACTTGTCACGAATTGAGGCAGATCGTCTGGAATTGGAGCCGCAACTTGTGTTTATCCGAGATATCTGTGAAAGTGTGATTAGCTTAATTCAAGAGCGAGTGATGAATCACGGTTTAAACTTGGACGTGGATGTAGAACCTGACTTGGAGTACATGGTTACAGATCCTCGCCGGTTGAAACAAATGCTGTTGAATTTGCTCACAAACGCCATCAAGTTTACCCCTCAAGGCAGTGTGGGTCTAAAAATCTATCGCACCCGCAACGAGATAAAAGAAGAGGGTGACTGTAACATTTTTACACCTGAAACCATTCACTTTCAAGTTTGGGACACCGGCATTGGTATTGATGAAGCTGATCAACTCCGGCTTTTTTCTCCCTTTTCACAAATCGATTCTTCTTTGTCTCGCAAGTATCAGGGAACGGGACTCGGTTTGGTGATTACTCGCAAATTAGCTGAACTCCACGGCGGTTCTATTACCTTAAAATCTAACAGTGGTCAGGGTTCGAGTTTCACGATTTCGCTGCCCCTACACCAATCTCCTGAGACATTAGCAAATATGCTTGGCAATATTGATCAGGCAAGTTTTGATACGGTTGTACACCTCGTTCAACATTTGCCAGAGGCTTTCCCGCCCGAAGAAAATTGA
- a CDS encoding sugar phosphate nucleotidyltransferase has translation MKAMILAAGKGTRVRPITQTIPKPMIPILQKPVMEFLVELLRQHGFNEIMVNVSHLANEIENYFRDGQRFGVQIAYSFEGRIVEGELLGEAVGSAGGMRRIQDFSPFFDSTFVVLCGDALIDLDLTAAVKWHREKGSIATVVMKSVPKEEVPSYGVVVTDEEGRIKAFQEKPKVEEALSTSINTGIYIFEPEVLDYIPSGQEFDIGGQLFPHLVKIGAPFYGITMDFQWVDIGKVPDYWRAIRGVLLGEVKNVAIPGHEVKPGVYTGLNVAINWDKVEIEGPVYIGGMTRIEDGAKIIGPTMIGPNCCICSGATVENSVIFEYSRLGQGARLIDKLVFGRYCIDKNGENIDLEAAALDWLITDARKSLPDQPPAERQVIAELLGTENL, from the coding sequence ATGAAAGCCATGATTCTGGCTGCTGGGAAGGGCACCCGCGTCCGCCCCATTACCCAAACCATTCCCAAACCCATGATTCCCATCCTGCAAAAGCCAGTGATGGAGTTCTTAGTTGAGTTGCTACGGCAACATGGCTTTAACGAAATTATGGTCAACGTCAGCCATCTAGCAAATGAGATCGAGAACTATTTCCGAGATGGCCAGCGATTTGGGGTTCAGATTGCCTATTCCTTTGAAGGCAGAATTGTAGAAGGTGAACTCCTAGGGGAAGCCGTAGGCTCAGCCGGCGGGATGCGCCGCATCCAAGACTTCTCTCCCTTTTTTGATAGCACCTTTGTGGTGTTGTGTGGCGATGCTTTAATTGACCTGGACTTAACCGCTGCCGTCAAGTGGCACCGCGAAAAAGGTTCAATTGCCACAGTGGTTATGAAATCCGTCCCTAAAGAGGAAGTTCCTAGCTATGGGGTTGTGGTTACGGATGAAGAGGGCCGGATCAAAGCCTTCCAAGAAAAACCCAAAGTCGAAGAAGCCCTCAGCACCAGCATCAACACCGGCATTTACATTTTTGAGCCAGAAGTCTTGGATTACATCCCCTCCGGCCAAGAATTTGACATTGGTGGCCAGTTGTTCCCCCATCTGGTAAAAATTGGAGCGCCATTCTACGGCATCACAATGGATTTTCAATGGGTGGACATTGGCAAAGTTCCTGACTACTGGCGTGCCATTCGCGGCGTGCTGCTCGGAGAAGTCAAAAATGTTGCCATTCCAGGGCATGAAGTGAAGCCAGGCGTCTACACAGGTCTCAACGTCGCCATTAACTGGGACAAAGTCGAGATTGAAGGGCCGGTCTACATCGGGGGCATGACTCGCATTGAAGATGGCGCAAAAATTATCGGCCCAACGATGATCGGCCCGAATTGCTGTATTTGCAGTGGGGCAACCGTTGAAAACAGCGTGATTTTTGAATACTCGCGTTTGGGGCAAGGGGCACGGTTAATCGATAAATTAGTTTTTGGGCGTTACTGCATTGATAAAAACGGCGAAAACATTGACCTGGAAGCAGCCGCTTTAGACTGGTTGATTACCGACGCCCGGAAATCGCTGCCAGACCAACCGCCGGCGGAACGGCAAGTCATTGCCGAACTTTTAGGCACCGAAAACTTGTAG
- a CDS encoding LapA family protein, with the protein MRPLNFVIIFVVCLALVLFSIENTQPATIQIIEGIQFQAPISIELILAMGIGAVLAWLFGVWTRLQRLLAARQDIRQIRKRDDRIQELEQDMERYKAELQDQHRLPPASEPLTTNASLAQEVSTTDA; encoded by the coding sequence ATGCGACCGCTCAACTTCGTCATCATCTTCGTAGTGTGCTTAGCGCTGGTTTTATTCAGCATCGAAAATACACAGCCGGCCACCATTCAGATTATCGAAGGTATCCAATTTCAAGCCCCAATTTCCATTGAACTGATTTTGGCGATGGGGATTGGAGCCGTTTTAGCTTGGCTTTTTGGTGTGTGGACTCGCTTGCAGCGGCTACTGGCAGCCCGCCAAGATATTCGTCAAATTCGTAAAAGAGATGACCGCATTCAAGAATTAGAGCAAGATATGGAACGCTATAAAGCAGAATTGCAAGACCAGCACCGGCTGCCTCCTGCCAGCGAACCCCTCACCACGAATGCTTCTCTCGCTCAGGAGGTGTCAACCACAGACGCCTGA
- the speA gene encoding biosynthetic arginine decarboxylase: MGLEPTTADAGTEEVSIELPTSIESSPLHNGKPSNRASARKSWTIEKSEELYRIRGWGEPYFSINAAGHVTVSPKGDRGGSLDLCELVEALQQRNLGLPLLIRFSDILEDRIERLNACFAKAIARYKYPGVYRGVFPVKCNQHRHLLEDLVRFGQPHQFGLEAGSKPELLIALATLKTPGALLICNGYKDREYIETATLAQGLGQLPIIVIEQLEEVQLVIEASRKLGIEPVLGVRAKLSSKGIGRWGGSTGDRAKFGLTIPEIIQAADQLNEAGLLNSLQLLHFHIGSQISSISVIKDAIREASQIYVELAKLGANMKYLDVGGGLAVDYDGSKTNFHASKNYNMQNYANDIVAEVKEACEERQLPVPTLISESGRAIASHQSVLVFDVLGTSEVPSVAPAPLGEREHLILRNLYETYQSIGVENYQEAYHDAIQFKEEAISIFNFGYLSLRDRAKAERLYWACCEKILSLVRQQDYVPDDLEDLENIMASIYYINLSVFQSAPDSWAINQLFPIMPIHRLEEEPTQRGTLADLTCDSDGKIDQFIDLQAVKPVLELHPLKAGEPYYLGMFLAGAYQEIMGNLHNLFGDTNAVHIKLTPKGYQIEHVVKGDTMTEVLGYVQYDPEDLVESIRKQTEQALQEGRISLKESQMLLQNYERSLSGYTYLSS; the protein is encoded by the coding sequence ATGGGTTTGGAGCCAACCACCGCTGATGCCGGCACTGAAGAAGTCTCAATCGAGTTGCCGACGAGCATCGAATCCTCCCCACTGCACAATGGGAAGCCGTCAAATCGAGCCAGCGCTCGTAAATCTTGGACAATCGAGAAAAGTGAAGAACTGTATCGCATTCGCGGCTGGGGGGAGCCTTATTTTTCAATTAATGCTGCCGGTCATGTAACGGTATCACCCAAGGGCGATCGCGGCGGTTCTCTCGATCTTTGTGAATTAGTAGAAGCCTTACAACAGCGTAACTTAGGGCTGCCTTTGCTGATCCGGTTTTCGGATATTTTGGAAGATCGGATTGAGCGGTTAAATGCTTGCTTTGCCAAAGCTATTGCCCGTTACAAGTATCCCGGTGTTTATCGCGGTGTTTTCCCGGTGAAATGCAACCAACACCGGCACTTGTTAGAAGACTTGGTGCGTTTTGGTCAACCGCATCAGTTTGGCTTAGAAGCCGGTTCTAAGCCAGAGTTGCTGATTGCTTTGGCAACCTTAAAAACCCCAGGGGCACTGCTGATTTGCAACGGTTATAAAGACCGGGAGTATATCGAAACTGCAACCTTAGCGCAGGGATTGGGACAGTTGCCGATTATTGTGATCGAGCAGCTAGAAGAAGTGCAGTTAGTGATTGAAGCCAGCCGTAAGTTGGGGATCGAGCCGGTGCTAGGGGTTCGAGCCAAGCTGAGTAGTAAAGGAATTGGCCGCTGGGGTGGCTCAACCGGCGATCGGGCTAAATTTGGCCTAACGATTCCCGAAATAATTCAGGCTGCCGATCAGCTCAATGAGGCCGGTTTGTTGAACTCGTTGCAGCTACTGCACTTCCACATTGGCTCTCAAATTTCCTCAATTAGCGTAATTAAAGACGCGATCCGAGAAGCCAGCCAGATTTATGTCGAGTTGGCCAAGTTGGGAGCCAATATGAAATATCTGGATGTGGGCGGCGGTTTGGCGGTGGATTACGATGGCTCTAAAACCAATTTCCACGCCTCCAAAAACTACAATATGCAAAACTACGCCAATGATATTGTGGCGGAAGTTAAGGAGGCTTGTGAGGAGCGCCAGCTGCCGGTGCCGACGCTGATCAGCGAAAGCGGGCGGGCGATTGCTTCCCATCAATCGGTTTTAGTCTTTGATGTGCTCGGTACAAGTGAAGTCCCGTCTGTGGCACCGGCACCGCTGGGAGAGCGAGAACACCTGATTTTGCGAAATCTCTACGAAACTTACCAGTCGATCGGCGTGGAGAATTACCAAGAGGCTTACCACGACGCGATTCAGTTTAAGGAAGAAGCGATTAGCATCTTTAACTTTGGCTATCTCAGCCTGCGGGATCGCGCGAAAGCTGAGCGTCTCTACTGGGCTTGTTGCGAAAAGATTCTTTCTCTTGTCCGCCAGCAGGACTATGTGCCTGATGATTTGGAAGATTTAGAGAATATCATGGCGTCGATTTACTATATCAACCTCTCTGTCTTCCAATCAGCGCCTGATAGTTGGGCGATTAACCAGCTGTTCCCGATTATGCCGATTCACCGGCTGGAGGAAGAACCGACGCAGCGAGGCACACTGGCGGATCTGACTTGCGATAGCGATGGCAAAATTGATCAGTTTATTGACCTTCAGGCGGTCAAGCCGGTGTTAGAATTGCATCCCCTGAAAGCCGGCGAACCTTACTACTTGGGTATGTTTCTTGCCGGTGCTTACCAAGAAATTATGGGCAATCTGCACAACTTGTTTGGCGACACTAACGCGGTTCACATCAAGCTGACGCCCAAAGGATACCAAATTGAACACGTTGTCAAGGGGGACACGATGACGGAAGTGCTGGGCTATGTTCAGTACGATCCTGAAGATTTGGTTGAAAGTATCCGCAAACAAACTGAGCAAGCTTTGCAAGAAGGGCGGATTTCCCTGAAAGAATCCCAGATGCTGCTGCAAAATTACGAGCGCAGTTTGAGCGGGTATACCTATCTATCGAGCTAG
- a CDS encoding segregation/condensation protein A, whose product MTVSLSPDAANLNHRGSSAPELGIALLIDLAKQGEINPWDVQVIEVIDRFLSELAPVREAGQLEREVALSQSGQAFLYASMLVLLKADSLARSSEPEDEAELLEDDTELLDDTAQRGPLKLERQLRRRAVAQPPQKRRVTLQELIDQLQLMAVAMEDRPRRARPKKSSPRSSAQVARAITHLAHQENLSEVAGVLERFFLQNWTQISQEHDWLELDQLLERLSSATQQAADESPVPADTSRQEIKENDRVGVFWALLLLSAQSKVELSQEEFYQDLKIRALPESLQLPAAEVDESIKPAS is encoded by the coding sequence ATGACAGTTTCATTGTCCCCTGATGCAGCGAACCTCAATCATCGCGGCTCGTCTGCCCCAGAACTCGGCATTGCCCTGCTAATCGACCTAGCCAAACAGGGAGAAATTAACCCCTGGGATGTCCAAGTGATTGAGGTCATTGACCGCTTTTTAAGCGAACTTGCTCCAGTTCGCGAAGCCGGCCAACTTGAGCGGGAAGTCGCCCTATCGCAGTCAGGGCAGGCTTTTTTGTATGCCTCCATGCTGGTATTGCTCAAAGCCGATAGTCTGGCTCGTTCTTCCGAGCCGGAGGACGAGGCAGAACTGCTCGAAGATGACACAGAACTACTCGACGATACTGCACAGCGAGGGCCACTAAAGCTAGAGCGCCAGTTGCGGCGGCGTGCCGTTGCCCAGCCGCCGCAAAAACGCCGCGTCACCCTTCAGGAATTGATCGACCAGCTACAGCTGATGGCAGTAGCAATGGAAGATCGCCCCCGTCGGGCGCGTCCCAAAAAATCTAGCCCCAGATCCAGTGCCCAGGTCGCTCGTGCCATCACCCATCTGGCCCACCAGGAAAATCTTTCCGAAGTTGCCGGCGTCTTGGAGCGGTTTTTCCTCCAGAATTGGACTCAAATCTCGCAAGAACACGACTGGCTAGAGCTAGATCAATTGCTAGAGCGTTTGTCATCCGCAACCCAGCAAGCTGCCGATGAGTCACCCGTGCCGGCAGACACGAGCCGGCAAGAAATCAAGGAAAATGACCGGGTAGGCGTTTTCTGGGCGCTGCTGTTGCTGTCGGCTCAGTCTAAGGTCGAGTTAAGTCAAGAGGAATTCTACCAAGACTTGAAAATCCGGGCGCTTCCAGAATCGCTCCAGCTACCAGCCGCCGAAGTGGATGAAAGCATTAAACCGGCAAGTTGA